In Dolichospermum flos-aquae CCAP 1403/13F, the following proteins share a genomic window:
- a CDS encoding DUF5672 family protein, whose product MSTWQLRTPVVLIIFNRTDTTQRVFDAIREVKPLKLLVISDAPRINREGEAEQCEATRAIINQVDWECEVLTNHSNINLGPRKRISSGLDWVFEQVEEAIVLEHDCLPGATFFRYCEELLEKYRDDERIMIISGNNLQFGRKRNQYSYYFSRYIHIWGWATWRRAWEKYDVSIPKWNELKDSSWLSDLLDNQQAVMYWSGIFDAIISGYDTWDYSLVFSLWINEGLSISPQVNLVSNIGFGENAENCKNISSILANMLVEELEFPLQHPAVISRHEEADDFTENHFFSASEWILNITVLNNAIHLLDKNTNKINLQNTTLVTISSVDIELTLLSLVISNLNANFNRVLFFTSEEIDQSYLELFPQLEIIKIHPIKNLVEYSRFIIKELNSFIETEFCLVTQGDGFIINPQLWSEEFLNYDYVAAPWRKQSHLVNSQGQTVEILDLNKNRVGNGGFSLRSKKLLELCSELDFDNIQTSSLSEDLIICHYFYDWFTGKSIKFAPLEVAIKFSFEQPIEELENFSWQNTFGFHGKPHVISVLNKLSQDLNLDFSSDNYQNSDFINELKLRDINLIIFPDWTQAEDELGFELQEVIQTLANHPENQKITLIIYTGNIAIEDAEMFLSSVAMNLLMEDLDISDTIEISLIDKLGNMQWQSLLPRIYGRVILSNEAKINLAQIPVSNLESYPLDSLISQF is encoded by the coding sequence ATGAGTACCTGGCAATTAAGAACCCCCGTCGTCCTAATTATTTTCAATCGTACTGATACGACTCAAAGGGTATTTGACGCTATTCGTGAAGTAAAACCACTAAAATTATTGGTTATTTCTGATGCTCCAAGAATTAATAGGGAAGGTGAAGCCGAACAATGTGAAGCTACTAGGGCGATTATTAATCAAGTTGATTGGGAATGTGAGGTATTAACTAATCATTCAAATATCAATTTAGGTCCTCGAAAACGAATTAGTAGTGGGTTAGATTGGGTTTTTGAGCAGGTAGAAGAGGCGATAGTGCTGGAGCATGACTGTTTACCTGGTGCTACTTTTTTCCGTTACTGTGAAGAATTATTAGAAAAATATCGTGATGATGAGCGGATTATGATTATTTCTGGTAATAATTTACAATTTGGTAGGAAAAGAAACCAATATAGTTATTATTTTTCTCGTTATATTCATATTTGGGGGTGGGCAACTTGGCGACGAGCTTGGGAGAAATATGATGTCTCAATTCCAAAATGGAATGAGCTAAAAGATAGTTCGTGGCTTAGTGATTTGCTGGATAACCAACAGGCAGTTATGTATTGGTCGGGAATATTTGATGCTATAATATCCGGTTATGATACATGGGATTATAGTTTAGTTTTTAGCTTGTGGATAAATGAGGGTTTATCTATCTCACCACAAGTTAATTTAGTGTCAAATATCGGTTTTGGAGAAAATGCTGAAAACTGTAAAAATATTTCTAGCATCTTAGCCAATATGTTGGTGGAAGAATTGGAGTTTCCTCTTCAACATCCTGCTGTTATTTCTAGACATGAGGAAGCTGATGATTTCACAGAAAACCACTTTTTTAGTGCGTCAGAATGGATTCTTAATATCACAGTATTGAATAATGCTATTCATTTACTGGATAAAAATACAAATAAAATCAATCTGCAAAATACAACTTTAGTCACCATATCTTCTGTAGACATAGAACTTACGTTACTAAGTTTAGTAATTTCCAATTTAAACGCAAACTTTAATAGAGTATTATTCTTTACATCTGAGGAAATTGATCAAAGTTATTTGGAACTTTTCCCCCAATTAGAAATTATTAAAATTCATCCTATCAAGAATTTAGTTGAATATAGCAGATTTATAATCAAAGAGCTTAATTCATTTATAGAGACTGAATTTTGCCTAGTTACACAAGGAGATGGTTTTATTATCAATCCTCAGTTGTGGTCAGAGGAATTTTTAAATTATGATTATGTTGCTGCACCTTGGCGGAAACAATCTCATTTAGTTAACTCCCAAGGTCAGACAGTAGAAATACTTGACTTAAATAAAAATAGAGTGGGTAATGGTGGTTTTTCTTTAAGAAGTAAAAAGCTACTAGAATTATGTTCAGAATTGGATTTTGATAATATACAAACATCTTCATTATCAGAAGATTTGATTATCTGCCATTATTTTTATGACTGGTTTACAGGGAAAAGTATTAAATTTGCACCTTTAGAAGTTGCTATTAAATTTAGTTTTGAACAACCCATAGAAGAACTTGAAAACTTTTCTTGGCAAAACACCTTTGGATTCCATGGAAAACCTCATGTTATCTCTGTCCTAAATAAATTATCTCAAGATTTGAATTTAGACTTTTCTTCAGATAATTATCAAAACAGCGATTTTATCAATGAGTTAAAATTAAGAGATATTAATTTAATCATATTTCCTGATTGGACACAAGCAGAAGATGAACTTGGTTTTGAGTTACAAGAGGTAATTCAAACATTAGCAAATCACCCTGAAAATCAAAAAATTACCCTGATTATTTACACAGGTAATATTGCTATTGAAGATGCAGAAATGTTTTTATCTAGTGTAGCCATGAATCTGTTAATGGAGGATTTAGACATTAGCGATACTATAGAGATTTCCTTGATTGATAAATTAGGAAATATGCAATGGCAATCTTTGTTACCCCGTATTTATGGTAGAGTGATCTTGAGTAATGAAGCTAAAATAAATTTAGCACAAATACCAGTTAGTAACTTAGAAAGTTATCCATTGGATAGTTTGATAAGTCAATTTTAA
- a CDS encoding DUF29 domain-containing protein: MLNKTPNQLQRLYEIDDYLWLEETIKLLKAKKLENLDLENLIEELESLGRNDLNKVRSLLRQIIIHILLLEYWQDEYDRNHRHWQGEIIAFRDDLNNSLTTTLKNKLVQELDHIYNVALKVVVQKTGLASNLFPDNCPYSLEQLLDDNWYLQK, from the coding sequence ATGTTAAATAAAACACCAAATCAACTACAAAGACTGTATGAAATTGACGATTATCTCTGGTTGGAAGAAACTATTAAGCTTCTAAAAGCAAAAAAATTAGAAAACTTAGACTTAGAAAATTTAATTGAGGAGTTAGAAAGTTTGGGAAGAAATGATTTAAACAAAGTTAGAAGTCTATTAAGACAAATTATAATTCATATTTTACTATTAGAATATTGGCAAGACGAATATGATCGAAACCATCGGCATTGGCAGGGAGAAATAATCGCTTTTAGAGATGATTTAAACAATAGCTTAACTACTACATTAAAAAATAAGTTAGTTCAAGAATTAGATCATATTTACAATGTTGCTTTGAAAGTTGTTGTTCAAAAAACAGGATTAGCATCAAATCTATTCCCTGATAATTGTCCCTATTCTTTAGAACAATTATTAGATGATAATTGGTATCTTCAAAAGTAA